Below is a window of Gossypium hirsutum isolate 1008001.06 chromosome A12, Gossypium_hirsutum_v2.1, whole genome shotgun sequence DNA.
ttaacatggaattgaagctctaattttgttatgtgatgattttatcaagtgatttcaataaaaattgatttttaggatctaattgtgaaaaagattaaatcttaggTTTGGTATTAAAGTTTGTTTATCAAAGGCTGTGTAATAGcttataatatttagataaagtgttaattgagaaaaattagctcattttatgagttaattggtgagggactaaattgcaaaaattgtaaaagttgggttaattgtgtaattttgaaatctgaagggtataaattgtgaagtggactcaaattgaaatatatgctaatgaatgaaaaattttacattttagatcaagagctcGTAGATaaacgagaaaaagaaaaattagcatATTAGTCCCTAACTACTAAAAACTTACAATTCAACTTAGGTAAGTTCATCtggttaaattttaatgattatttattaaattgattaatgttATAATGTAATTAGTCATATTTTTGTtgttgaaaataatattattgttaaACTATGAAAtcgaattgaatgtttaatttgaGTAGAACACGGGATTGAGTACAATTGTTTTGTGGCtaaagatgaattgacggataaaacTATAATTGAGTTATCGCACTAtaaacgtaagaccatggttggaccatgtcaatatttatatgtaagaccataattgggttaTGACATTaatgtaaaggatgaattgacggataagaccataactgggttatggcactatgaacgtaagaccatggttggaccatggcagtgtttatatgtaaggccatagttggactatggcatcttGGTAATAAggccataactgggttatggcactatgaagTAAGACCATGGCGGGGCCATGGCAATGCCTATGTAAAactatagttggactatggcacaaagaAAACGATGTACTTATATTTGTAAACTGTTTTTCGATTCAGtaagaattgttaaaagacttatgtgattgaaattgaaagatttattgatttttattgatattaatttgaaGGAAATGTGTTCATCGATTTATGTTGTGTTTGAGAGGGagaatgtatgatttatttacaatttaatttattatattaagttcggtaagatcaatgtttaacctaatgaacttactaagcttcagtaagcttacttgtgttgtttaatgttcctTGTAGATTTACGAGAAGTCGGGATGTCAGATCAACACATCAAATCATACTATCCAACTTGCCGAAGACTTTGCTAAGCTTACTAtgttttatatggcatgtatagggtttgaaatggttgagtaaatgtttaaaaaaaatttttacaCATTGGTTATGTTTCATATCAACTTATATATGTATGGTTTGTCAAGTTTGATATAAGTGTTGGTATGGGCAAATAATGATTAATAAAGCATGTTAATATAGGTGGTTGtaaatgtgaattaaattatgttctagcttagattgttaaaatatatgtgattatatgatcAAAATATGATAGAAATTGGTTATTTAGAGATTTTGTTATAGcttatacatgtgaaattggttGTGCATAGGTTGATACTAAGAtggggtgagaaaaatggccttaaaatgacctattttcgtccacataggtagagacatgggcgtgtgtctcagccgtgtgtgacacacggccatgcgcacGGGTGTGTGATttggccttgtgtcccctgcatcttacaattttaaaataaaatgctcAGATtttagcacacggcctagcacacgggcgtgtggttggtcgtgtgacccaagttagagagttacatgggtaaggacacgggctgggacacggctatgTGCCTCACATTGAATGCCGACACGGccggccacatgggcatgtgtcccctgctcctaagaaaaattttaagattttgggaaaaatttcttgagtgTCCGGTTTAGTCCCAATTTACTTCTaaggtgtattttgggcctcgatggctcatcTAAGGGGCAATGTGAGTGTTATATGATTGATTCTTTACTTGTATATTTaaggtaataaaatattcataattagtccataaaatctggtaatgcttcgtaacgcTGTTTCGGAAACAGATAAGGATTAGGGGTGTTAAAAGGGCTCCTTCATGCTTCAATTTGGAGCTTCCTTACACTCTTTTGGATTTAGTTTTGAAACCCTGGTTTTtgcctttttgtttctttatctcTTATCCTAGGGAACCGAGGCTAATGGTTAACTTTATTTATTGCGCACCGTTTTGTTTAGCTTCTTTAATAACTGTACctctttaattattaataaatattgccttgatattattaaaaaaagagttttaaccattattctatttaaattaaaacaaatgataTTACTTTCTTAAAAGAAtagttttaagtaattttataataaaagactcaaaattataataatataatgaaaGAAGTATAATAGTAtcacaaataaaaaaatcatcacataaaatttataaaatatattttatataattataaaccATATTAGATTATGAAACACATGAATGAAAATAGGATTATatagtatatatttataaaaagttcaatatttaattgaatggtaaaataaaaatgtttagagtgggatttaaaatttgaattattgtgCCTGAAATAAATTAATTAGGAAATATCAAAGGGAAAATAATCAGCTTGGTTTTTGCCCCACACAATGCACCGCAGCAACTCTTCTCCCCATCTTATCTTATCTTTTCTAGAGAAACCCTAATTCACCTCTGCCTTTCTTACCTACTTAACCCAATAAAATGGTAGAATTCTGAAGGAAAGGAAAAACTTTACCTTAAACAGAAAAAAGAATCCTTCCTTCAACtctaaaaatatttactttttccATATCTCCAAGGAAACCCCAATTAAAATTttacagttttttttttctggCTTTGGGGCTGTAAACTATTTTACTGAACTGCCATTTGTGATTATGGAAAATTCAAGTTTCCCTGAAAGTAATACAGTCGGCGACAACGTCAGCTTAGAGAATGAAGAGGAAGCTAAGGTGAAAAATGAAGAGAGTGAAGGGAATTTTTCAGGGAACCGTTGGCCAAGGCAGGAGACTTTAGCTTTGTTAAAGATAAGGTCTGAAATGGACGTTGCTTTTAGAGACTCTGGTGTCAAGGCTCCTCTCTGGGAAGAAGTTTCCAGGTttccttcctttccttttcttctcaACCATGTTTGATTATTTTTGAAGTAGGAAAATGTTGGGTCCTCCACTGAAAAAGTGGGGAAATTTTGGGTTTTTGCTTAGCTTGGGATATTGATTTTCTTCTAGTTCAATTATACTGTAAATGCAGTAAAAACGCTTTATGGGTAAAAAACaagtctattttttttttaaaactattttgttTTCATTACACTCTCAAAGTTCAGTAATCTTAACAatcttttctatattttttacttttattacattATTATCAAGTTAAAGTAATTGATTTCGAGGTGCAATAATGGGATTCCTTTATCAGGAAATTGGCTGAGCTCGGGTATAATAGAAGTGCCAAGAAATGTAAAGAGAAATTTGAGAATGTTTACAAATACCATAGGAGAACCAAAGAAGGTCGGTCTGGAAAATCAAATGGCAAGAATTATAGGTTTTTTGAGCAATTAGAAGCATTGGATCATCATCCTTCCTTGGTTCCACCTGCCAGTGGAGATATTAACACTTCAGTAGAGCCTTTGAATGTTATCCATGATGCTATTCCATTTTCTGTCGGAAACCCAGCTTCGAATTTCAATGAAACTTCTACCTCAACGACTTCTTCGTCTGGTAAGGAATCGGATGggacaagaaagaaaaagaggaaacTGACAGACTTCTTCGAGAGATTGATGAGGGAAATGATGGAGAAGCAAGAGAATTTGCAGAAGAAGTTTATAGAGGCAATAGAGAAGTCTGAGCAAGATAGGATGGCTAGAGAGGAAGCATGGAAGGTACAAGAATTGGCTCGACTTAAGAGGGAACGCGAGCTATTGGTGCAAGAGAGATCGATTGCAGCTGCTAAAGATGCTGCTGTGCTGGCATTTCTACAGAAGTTTTCGGATCAAACGACCTCAGTGCAATTGCCTGATATCTCATTCGCAGTTGAGAAAGTTGTTGATAGGCAAGAAAATAGCAATGGTAGTGAGAGTTATATGCACCTAAGTACCTCTCGTTGGCCTAAAGATGAAGTGGAGGCTTTGATAAGACTGAGGACTAATCTTGATATGCAGTATCAAGACACTGGACCTAAAGGCCCTCTGTGGGAGGACATATCAACAGCCATGAAAAAGCTTGGCTATGACCGAAGCGCTAAGAGGTGTAAAGAGAAATGGGAGAATATGAATAAGTACTTCAAAAGAGTGAAAGAAAGCAATAAGAAGCGGCCTGAGGATTCCAAGACGTGTCCTTACTTTCACCAGCTAGATGCTCTATACAAAGAAAAAACTAAAAGGATTGATGGCTCTGGTTATGAGTTAAAGCCTGAAGAACTTTTGATGCACATGATGGGTGCCCAAGAAGAACGGCTGCATCAAGAATCAGCAACAGAGGATGTTGAAAGCGAGAATGTTAATCAAAATCGGGAAGAAAACAGAAACGCTGAAGGAGATGCCTATCAAATTGTAGCTAATGACCCTTCTCCAATGCCAATTATTGGTTGATTGAGACAAATAGTGACTTCTTTTT
It encodes the following:
- the LOC107925978 gene encoding trihelix transcription factor DF1, translating into MENSSFPESNTVGDNVSLENEEEAKVKNEESEGNFSGNRWPRQETLALLKIRSEMDVAFRDSGVKAPLWEEVSRKLAELGYNRSAKKCKEKFENVYKYHRRTKEGRSGKSNGKNYRFFEQLEALDHHPSLVPPASGDINTSVEPLNVIHDAIPFSVGNPASNFNETSTSTTSSSGKESDGTRKKKRKLTDFFERLMREMMEKQENLQKKFIEAIEKSEQDRMAREEAWKVQELARLKRERELLVQERSIAAAKDAAVLAFLQKFSDQTTSVQLPDISFAVEKVVDRQENSNGSESYMHLSTSRWPKDEVEALIRLRTNLDMQYQDTGPKGPLWEDISTAMKKLGYDRSAKRCKEKWENMNKYFKRVKESNKKRPEDSKTCPYFHQLDALYKEKTKRIDGSGYELKPEELLMHMMGAQEERLHQESATEDVESENVNQNREENRNAEGDAYQIVANDPSPMPIIG